One region of Atribacterota bacterium genomic DNA includes:
- a CDS encoding tRNA 4-thiouridine(8) synthase ThiI, with translation MVVKKKRALALYSGGLDSILAIKSILEQDIEVIGVYFRTPFLKKKPDYYGEQYLNIALLIEDMSKDFQEILLNPKHGFGKNKNPCIDCRIMMFKKAGELMVREKASFIISGEVLGQRPMTQNKKSLLLISEESGYGPVILRPLSALLLPETEPERRLIVDRSHLMDIQGRSRKKQIALARQWGIQDYPSPAGGCKLTEPGFANRIKDLLTKKNYVSNDIELLKVGRHFNIHEYIKLVVGRNEKENKIIISLANPRDYLISSYTHKGPISLFRCYDSLVNRREGIEENLDLACRITARYCDKEQKSDLVDINICRNNKIIRKCKQVLPISEKLIAYYII, from the coding sequence ATGGTAGTAAAGAAAAAAAGAGCTCTCGCTCTTTATTCTGGTGGTCTGGATAGTATACTAGCTATTAAATCAATATTGGAACAGGATATTGAGGTGATAGGGGTATACTTCAGGACACCCTTTTTAAAAAAGAAACCAGATTACTATGGAGAACAATATCTTAATATTGCTTTGTTAATTGAAGATATGAGTAAGGATTTTCAAGAAATATTGCTGAATCCCAAACATGGTTTTGGTAAAAATAAGAATCCCTGTATTGACTGCCGTATTATGATGTTTAAAAAGGCAGGGGAATTAATGGTTCGGGAGAAAGCCTCATTTATAATTAGTGGAGAAGTGCTGGGACAGAGACCTATGACTCAAAATAAAAAAAGCCTGCTCTTAATTAGTGAAGAGTCAGGATATGGTCCAGTGATTTTAAGACCATTATCAGCCTTATTATTACCGGAAACAGAACCTGAGAGACGCCTTATAGTAGATCGGTCGCATCTGATGGATATCCAAGGTCGTTCCAGAAAAAAACAGATAGCCTTAGCCAGGCAATGGGGAATTCAAGATTATCCCTCACCGGCAGGGGGATGCAAATTAACCGAACCAGGTTTTGCTAATAGAATTAAAGACTTGTTAACCAAGAAAAACTATGTTTCTAATGACATAGAATTGTTAAAAGTTGGCCGACATTTTAATATTCATGAGTATATTAAATTAGTAGTAGGTAGAAATGAAAAGGAAAATAAGATAATAATCTCTTTAGCCAATCCACGGGATTATTTGATTAGTTCTTATACTCATAAAGGCCCTATATCTCTATTCCGCTGTTATGATAGCTTAGTTAACAGAAGGGAAGGAATAGAAGAAAATTTAGATTTAGCTTGCAGAATAACTGCGAGGTACTGTGATAAAGAGCAAAAGTCAGATCTGGTGGATATTAATATCTGCAGAAATAACAAGATAATAAGAAAATGCAAACAGGTACTTCCTATATCTGAAAAACTTATAGCATATTATATTATTTGA
- a CDS encoding ferredoxin produces the protein MKATVDQDLCTGCGLCESTCPEVFELQDDVAVVKVDVVPKDAEEACQQAAEDCPVEAISCE, from the coding sequence TTGAAAGCAACCGTTGATCAGGATCTTTGTACTGGATGTGGACTCTGCGAAAGCACATGTCCCGAGGTTTTTGAATTACAAGATGATGTAGCAGTGGTTAAGGTTGATGTTGTTCCCAAAGATGCAGAAGAAGCTTGCCAACAAGCTGCTGAGGACTGTCCTGTAGAGGCTATCAGCTGTGAATAG
- the rnz gene encoding ribonuclease Z, with protein sequence MNKVIFLGTSAGIPNPKRNLSALAVIFNTTNEFWLFDCGEGTQRQIGQTNLKLSKLTNIFISHLHGDHIFGLPGLFATMGLLGIKKDINIFGPMGLENYLRSSLDYSYTHIPYSYHIYSIDKEKFLTTNLLWEKGDTAVYCAILNHNIDSFGYTIIKKNIKRNILVDKLLNLGIHPGPIYKKFKEDKIVNLEDGRILAASDFIKETITTKKLCYCGDTMFSPNAVSLSQGADLLIHEATFSSNSKGKATQSYHSTVEDAIKVASLAKVKKLVLTHISSRYNASENESDMYSEFSENISKNDPEIIIAEDFTEIKI encoded by the coding sequence ATGAATAAGGTTATTTTTTTAGGAACAAGCGCTGGTATTCCAAACCCGAAACGAAACTTGTCTGCTTTAGCTGTAATTTTTAATACAACTAATGAATTCTGGTTATTTGATTGTGGAGAAGGAACACAGCGGCAGATTGGTCAGACAAATTTAAAATTATCAAAATTGACTAATATTTTTATTAGTCATTTACATGGAGATCACATCTTTGGACTCCCTGGACTGTTTGCTACCATGGGATTACTGGGAATTAAGAAAGATATTAATATTTTTGGGCCAATGGGTCTGGAGAATTATCTTAGAAGTAGTCTGGATTATTCTTATACACATATCCCTTATTCTTATCATATCTATTCAATAGATAAAGAAAAATTTCTCACCACTAACCTGCTCTGGGAAAAAGGAGATACTGCTGTTTATTGCGCAATTCTTAATCATAATATTGATAGTTTTGGGTATACCATCATCAAGAAAAATATAAAAAGAAATATACTGGTTGATAAATTATTGAATTTGGGTATCCACCCAGGACCAATTTATAAAAAATTTAAAGAGGACAAGATAGTTAATTTAGAAGATGGAAGAATTCTGGCTGCCAGTGATTTTATCAAAGAAACCATAACTACCAAAAAATTGTGCTATTGTGGAGATACAATGTTTTCTCCAAACGCCGTTTCTCTCTCTCAAGGAGCAGATTTACTTATTCATGAAGCAACTTTCAGTTCGAATAGCAAGGGAAAGGCGACTCAGAGTTATCATTCTACAGTTGAAGATGCTATTAAGGTAGCCAGTTTAGCGAAAGTAAAAAAACTGGTATTAACCCATATCAGTTCCAGATACAATGCTTCAGAAAATGAATCTGATATGTATTCCGAATTCAGCGAGAACATTAGCAAGAATGATCCTGAAATTATTATTGCAGAAGATTTTACGGAGATAAAAATATAA
- the mutM gene encoding DNA-formamidopyrimidine glycosylase translates to MPELPEVETIKRDLEQEVLNKKIIGIQVSLPRLIKIPTVNQFRECLKEAFIKMIKRKGKYILCFMNTGDCLIFHLGMSGSLLYQKRNERAIAKINNKHNHFLFFFEDGSKMIYNDVRQFGKIWLIKENYKLREIESLGWEPLEENFTLQEFARTIQSKKGNIKSLLMNQKVIAGIGNIYANEVLFLAGIHPMRKGNSLNNNELRKLYLSIKNVLTKAVLARGTTMTDESYRDLQGKPGNYIEKVLVYGKKNGKCPFCGNPLSVIRIENRSTFLCSSCQR, encoded by the coding sequence ATGCCGGAATTACCAGAAGTAGAAACTATAAAAAGAGATCTGGAACAAGAGGTACTTAACAAAAAAATAATTGGTATTCAGGTTAGCCTTCCCCGACTTATAAAGATTCCTACTGTAAATCAATTCAGAGAATGTCTGAAAGAAGCATTTATAAAAATGATAAAAAGGAAGGGAAAGTATATTTTATGCTTCATGAATACAGGAGACTGCCTAATTTTTCATCTGGGAATGAGTGGTTCTCTGCTATATCAGAAAAGAAATGAGAGGGCAATAGCAAAAATCAATAATAAACATAACCATTTCCTTTTCTTTTTTGAAGACGGTAGTAAAATGATCTATAATGATGTAAGGCAGTTTGGTAAGATTTGGTTGATTAAAGAAAATTATAAATTGAGGGAAATTGAATCTCTGGGATGGGAACCACTGGAAGAAAACTTTACTTTACAAGAGTTTGCCAGAACAATTCAAAGTAAAAAGGGTAATATAAAATCATTATTAATGAACCAAAAGGTTATTGCTGGCATTGGTAATATCTATGCTAATGAAGTACTTTTCCTGGCAGGAATCCATCCTATGCGTAAGGGTAATTCTTTGAATAACAATGAATTAAGGAAATTATACCTTTCTATTAAGAATGTCCTGACTAAAGCTGTGTTGGCCAGAGGAACAACTATGACAGATGAATCTTATCGTGATTTGCAGGGAAAACCAGGAAATTATATAGAGAAGGTTCTAGTTTATGGTAAAAAAAACGGTAAATGCCCTTTTTGTGGTAATCCTTTATCAGTAATAAGGATAGAAAATAGGAGTACTTTTCTATGCTCTTCCTGTCAAAGATAA